In Microtus ochrogaster isolate Prairie Vole_2 chromosome 4, MicOch1.0, whole genome shotgun sequence, one genomic interval encodes:
- the Herpud1 gene encoding homocysteine-responsive endoplasmic reticulum-resident ubiquitin-like domain member 1 protein, whose translation MEPEPQPEPQPEPQPEQVTLLVKSPNQRHRDLELSGDRSWSVSHLKAHLSRVYPERPRPEDQRLIYSGKLLLDHQCLRDLLPKQEKRHVLHLVCNVKSPSKMPEASTKGAESTEQLANTNQSQHPGDSSSDGLRQREVLQNLSPSGWENISRPEAFQQAFQGLGPGFSGYTTYGWLQLSWFQQIYARQYYMQYLAATAASGAFVPTPRAQEIPVVSTPAPAPIHNQFPAENQPANQNAAAQVVVNPGANQNLRMNAQGGPLVEEDDEINRDWLDWTYSAATFSVFLSILYFYSSLSRFLMVMGATVVMYLHHVGWFPFRQRPAQNFPGDGPPPQEAANQDPNNNLQEGTDPETEDPNRLPADRDVLDPEQASPSFMSTAWLVFKTFFASLLPEGPPAIPN comes from the exons ATGGAACCCGAGCCGCAGCCTGAGCCGCAGCCTGAGCCGCAGCCCGAACAGGTCACGCTGCTGGTGAAGAGCCCCAACCAGCGCCATCGCGACTTGGAACTGAGCGGCGACCGCAGTTGGAGTGTGAGCCACCTTAAGGCCCACCTGAGCCGAGTCTACCCCGAGCGTCCG CGCCCCGAGGACCAGAGGTTAATTTATTCCGGGAAGCTGCTGTTGGATCACCAGTGTCTCCGAGACTTGCTTCCAAAG CAGGAAAAGCGACATGTTTTGCATCTGGTATGCAATGTGAAGAGTCCCTCAAAAATGCCAGAAGCCAGCACAAAG GGCGCTGAATCCACAGAGCAGCTGGCTAACACTAATCAGTCACAGCATCCTGGGGATTCCTCGAGCGATGGTCTAAGGCAAAGGGAAGTTCTTCAAAACCTTTCTCCCTCCGGATGGGAGAACATCTCCCG GCCTGAAGCTTTCCAGCAGGCATTCCAAGGTCTCGGGCCTGGCTTCTCCGGCTACACAACCTATGGGTGGCTGCAGCTTTCCTGGTTTCAGCAGATCTATGCAAGACAGTACTACATGCAATA ctTGGCTGCCACTGCTGCGTCAGGAGCTTTTGTCCCAACACCAAGGGCACAAGAAATACCTGTGGTCTCAACACCGGCTCCAGCTCCTATTCACAATCAGTTTCCGGCAGAAAACCAGCCAGCCAATCAGAATGCAGCTGCTCAAGTGGTCGTTAATCCTGGAGCCAACCAGAACTTGCGGATGAATGCGCAGGGTGGCCCTCTTGTGGAAGAAGATGACGAGATTAACAGAGACTGGCTGGACTGGACCTACTCGGCGGCCACCTTTTCCGTTTTTCTCAGCATTCTCTACTTCTACTCCTCGCTGAGCAGGTTCCTCATGGTCATGGGCGCCACCGTGGTTATGTACCT GCATCACGTCGGGTGGTTTCCCTTCAGACAGAGGCCAGCTCAGAACTTCCCGGGTGATGGTCCTCCTCCTCAGGAAGCCGCAAACCAGGACCCCAACAATAACCTCCAG GAAGGCACGGATCCTGAGACGGAAGACCCCAACCGCCTCCCCGCAGACCGTGACGTGCTGGACCCTGAACAGGCCAGCCCATCGTTTATGAGCACCGCATGGCTAGTCTTCAAGACTTTCTTTGCCTCGCTGCTTCCTGAAGGCCCGCCAGCTATACCAAACTGA